In Bradyrhizobium guangxiense, the genomic window TGCATCTCGCGAGCAAATTCAGGTTGAGATCACGTTTCCTCAGCACAGGATATGGCTGGATCTGTTCCTGGGGGGGTGGAAATACGGGTTCCGAAGCTGGCGAAAGCGCGCAGGCACGGGTGCCTGCCTTAGTTTTACCTGCGAACTTGGCCCGCAGCCCTATGCGATCACCGATCGGCAAGGCAAGGACACGACGGATCGTTGGGAGGAAGCTCTTCTTCTTAGGTCCCTAGTCCGTGACCTCTTCGATAGCGTGGCCAGTGAGGAGCAGGCTCTGCCTGCAAGAGGGGTGGCCATTTGAGTACTCATTCGACGATTGCCATTGTTGGCGCCGGCGAAGCTGGCACGGCAGCCGCCCTGGCGCTGCGCGAGCGCGGCTGGGAAGAGAGCGTGGTGTTGATCGGCAACGAAAGCAGTCTCCCGTATGAGCGCCCTCCTCTCTCCAAAGCAGTTCTGGTCGATGAGACGAGGCCTGGGCCGAAGACGATTGTGACGTCAGAGCGGCTTTCCGAATTGAAGATCGATTATCGCCACGGCTGTGAGGTGGTCTCGATTGATCGCACGGCCAGCATGGTGATTCTCTCGAATGGGGCCAAGATAGGCTATCATCGCCTCCTCTTGGCCACTGGCGCTCGTCCGCGTGACCTGAACGTGCCAATTGCTGAGGGATCAAGGGTCGCAACGCTTAGGTCGTATGAGGATGCCACACGCCTTCGCGAGTTAATCGGCCAAGGCTGCGAGATGGCTGTGATCGGCGGCGGCTTTATCGGGCTCGAGGTTGCTGCGAGCTCGATCTTGCGAGGCGCTTCGGTCATCGTCTTCGAAGCAGGATCGCGCATACTTTCCCGGGCAGTGCCAGTTGGCATAGCTGAACTGATCAGGGCCAAGCACGAGCGTTCTGGGGTACGGATCGAGACAACGGCAGTCGTTGAACGTATCGAGCTTTGTGAAGGACGCTCCTGCGTGGTACTGGCCGGGGGCCAAAGACATCTTGCCGATCTCGTGATCGTGGGGGTCGGTGCAACCCCCAACGTCGAACTGGCGCAAGCGGCGGGGCTCGCTGTCGACAACGGCATCGCGCTTGACGAAATGCTGGCCACATCGGATCCGCGCGTATTCGCAGCGGGGGACTGCTGTTCCTTTCCACATCGCCTTTACGGAAAGCGGATCAGGCTGGAAGCTTGGCGCAACGCGCAGCGGCAAGGGGTGATTGCGGCGGCGAATATGGTGGGCGAGGATCGTCCGTATGACGATCTCCCCTGGTTCTGGTCGGACCAATACGATGAGACTTTGCAAATGGTCGGCCTCTGCTGCGGCGGAGAAATCCCGGTCGTCAGAAGCCTAGGCCCGAGGGGCCAACTTCTATTCTCCCTTGTCGACGGCGGGCGCCTCGTGGCTGCTTGTGGGTTTGGAAGCCTCGGCGCCGTTGCGAAGGAAATCCGAGTTGCAGAGACGATCATTAGGCGGGAACTGAAGGTCGAGGCAGAGGCGCTCGCTAATCCGGCGCTGAACTTGAAGCAGCTTCTTTAGTGACTACTGCCGCGGCGCAGGTCACCCGGCAAGCAAGTCACCTGGCAAAAGGACATGCGCCACGCGGGCTACCGAATGCTCGCCCATTGGGCGTAGCGGCAATCCCTCGTCAGAGGCTGGATGCGGCGTTTGTCGAGCCAGGACGACCGTTGAGAAGGCTCGATCGATAGATCAACTTCGGGCCGGCGCGCCAGCGCTCCACTGTGCGCCAATATCCCTGCAAGCAAACGCAGACTACTTTGATACCGCGCTGAACATCATGCGCTGCTTTTCGGGACCTGGCGGCATCACGCTGGGAGCCCGATTGAATGTAGCAAGACCTACCTCGTTGAGCAAATACACTATCCCAATTTCAGATTGATATAATGCAATAATCATGAGAAGCTCTCAAGTGAAGCAATGGTGAGAACCCGCTTTCAGGTGGAACCATCCTGCATTTTCACGAGGAGCTTTGATGAGCATAGACTGGGAAGAAGCGATCGCACGTATGATGCGGCGGATCGAGAATACAGCTCAACAAGTTGGCGACGCCTATCCACATTGGGCAGATCCGGAGAGCGGCACCTGGACGACAACTTCAAACGGAGACTGGACCGGCGGCTATTGGCTGGGGATGCTTTGGCTTGCCTCGCGGAGTAACGGCGGCGAGCGCTTCAGAGATCTTGCAGAACGAGGTTGCGAGCGTCTTGAACCGCGCGTCTCGGCCGATACCGCGTTCAAGGCTGCGACCTTCTATTACGGGGCCGGACTGGGTTCGCTGCTCACCGGAAGTCACCGCGCGCGGACGCTCGGCCTTGCGGCGGCACGAGATCTGAAGCAACGCTACAACCATCACCTTGGTCTTGTGCCCCTTGGCGCGAATGCCGAGGAGGGCGCTGACGTGGGAGCCACTGCAAGCAGCGTCGACAGTTTGGTCGTCTCATTGCTGCTGTTTTGGGCCGCTCGAACTCTAGACGACCGCGCGATGCGCGAAGTGGCTGCCAATCATACGGATAAAGTTCTGACCGTCCATCAGCGTGAGGACGGATCCTTCATCCAGTCCTCCTCCCTCGATCCCGAGACCGGCAAGGTTCTCCGACGCTACACACACAAGGGCTTCAGCGAGAACAGCGTTTGGGCAAGAGCACAGGCGTGGGGCGTGGTGTGCTCGACGATCAGCTACTTTTCCGGCGGCGGAGAGGAGCGATGGCGTCAAGCCGCCATGAACGGGGCCGACTGGTGGCTCGCCCATGTGCCAGATGATTGCGTGTCGTACTGGGATTTTGACGCTCCTAAAGCGCCCAACGTCGAGCGGGACACTGCGGCGACCGCTTTTATGGCATCGGCTCTTCTAAAATTGAGCTCGATTGCGCCGACTGACAGTAAGCGGCGGCAATACCGTAGCGCCGGAGAACGCACCGCTTTGGCGCTGGTCGAACGATATCTCACTCCGGTTCATAAGAACGATAGCCGTCCAGCCGGCATGCTGGTGGAAGGATGCTTCAACAAGCGCGGGGATTCGAGAGCCGAGGACTACGTCAGTAATGCCGAATTGATCTTTGGTAGCTACTACTTGTTCGAGGCGCTTCATTTGCTAACCGGCAGGTTGCGGCCTGAAGAAATCTAAAATGGCACTCGCTGCTGGCGAAGGCCAGCGGCGAGCGCTCTCTGTGTCACTCTCGCGTTACCCCGGCCGAAATCCTTAAAGCGGCTTGGAACGGACCTAGGGGCGCATTTGACGGCTGGAGAGATCAAGGGTTTCTTGTTCAGCCGCTGTTCCACTGAGACCATTGCCTTTCCAGAGGGGAGCCGCCGATCGGCCGGACCTCTCTGGAGTGCCCTAACAAGACTGTTATCACTCGCCTACATAGATGCAGCCGCGCTTTTTAGCGATCTGATATACGACCACGCTGAGCAAAGCGACGAGCGACCCGTAGATTGGGAACATCCATGCCATGTCCTCGCGTTGCAACCATACCAGCAGGTAGGGCGTGGTACCGCCGAAAATTGTCACACCGATTGCGTAACCAAGGGCGACGCCTGTCGTTCTCACTGTGCGCGGCATCAAGGTTGTGGCTATGAAGTTGTAGAGAGCCATATTGCAGCCCACCATGGCCCCGCCAACCAGCATCACCATGGCGTAGGTCAGAAGGCTTTGGTGTGAATAGAGCAGCGTCAGGAAGAATGCTGGGATGAGCAGAAGGCGCATCAAGATGAACGCGCGCGAGGGCTTTATCTTGTCTGCAAACGCACCGATGGCAGGTGAAAAGACCATCCAGCAAAATCCCATGAGGGTCAGGATGCCGTACACCCACGTGCTGTTTTCCTTGAAAACACCATTGGCGATGTTGGGCAGGCCCACGTTGTACGTGTAGTTGGCGAGCTGCACCGAGCCGATCACCAAAATCACGGCCAGAAGCGACAGTCGCACATTCCAGAGCGCCTTCCAAACGCCGCCGGTGGTTTTCTGAACGCGCGACATCTCGTCATGATGCATAGCGCGGGCGATCAATGTTTCCGGGATTGCTTGGCGCAGGAAGAAGATGAGGACGCCAAGCAGGCCTCCGACCGCAAACGGCACTCGCCAAGCCCACTCGCGCATGACCTCGGGGGCGACGGCCGCGCTCACCAGAAAAGCGACGAGGCTTGCTCCGATCGAACCCAACATGATGAATGTACCGTTGATCAAGCCGAGATACCGCCCCTCCTCACCTGGTGGTGCCAACTCGATGGCGATTGCATTGGCGACGCCCGCCTCTGCGCCAGTGGCAAGCCCTTGCATCAGTCGAAGAATGACCAGCGCTGCAGTGGCAAGGGTCCCGATGTCCTTATGAGCCGGCAAGATCGCAATCAGGAACGAAGATAGCGCCATGACCGTAACAGCGATCATCATGACGCGTTTATGGCTGATGCGATCTGCGATAGGACCAAGCAAAGCCGCTCCCAGAGGCCGCGCAATGAATCCGGCTCCAAATACGGCAAATGCTCCCAGCAGCGAAACGACCGGGTCATTTGAAGGGAAGAAGTGGGGAGATAGAAAAGCCGCCATGAAGCCGTAGACTTGCCAGTCATACCACTCCAGCGCGACGCCTCCGCCCAGACCAATAGTCATTGATCTCGTTGCAACTTGCTTCTCGGGCTGAATGAAATCGATAGAAGGTTGGGCCATTGTTTGCATGGGTCTGCTTCCGCTCATTGGGTAAGACTGCTTAAGCCTTGCGCGGCAAGCGCGAATGCGCGCCGGCCTGTCGCTTGTTGGCCTGCTCAAGGCGCTGAGATTTCTGGCGGCACGCCCGTAAATGGACGCTGGCGCGATCGAAGGCAGCTGATCGGGCTTCCTTCATTCCAATCGTCTGTGTAACAGCCCGCGGGCGGGCTTATGTCCCAACTCCATGGTCCCTCCTGTAGCAATGCGCCCTTCTGCGGGACGCTTAAGTTTTTCGATTCAAGGCAGGCGGACAAACTCCTCCGCGCTGAGACGTCCGCTCGGCTTGGCGAGGCGAACGTTTCCTACTTTTCCGCGCAAACGATGCGAGCTGATCGAGTATCTGCTTACGTAAGCCGAACTGACCTGGAAAAGGTGAATGATGAGATCGTCTCGGGGCCGCCGCTTGGATCACAAGGACTTGCGCGGAAAGACAAAGGGGCTCGCGCGAGCGCGAGAGGGATGGTTGTAAAGGGCGCGGGCTGGCGAGAAGCTTGGCATGGACTGCAATATCGCCAGCCCAGCCGCTCCTCCCATGAAACCAGTAAATCGCCTCCACCGCTTCGTCTCCCATGACGGCCGGCATCTCTGTGCACTAGCCCAATATCGAGCGAGACCATCACAATGACGGGCCAATGTCAAGCAATAGACTATCTCAAATACAATTAGGATATATCAATCTGGTAGCCATCATTCTAGCTGAAGGATTGATACATCTATACGACTGAAATCGCTCATGAAATATTGGCACCCCCGATTAGCCAAGCACATTGACCTATCTCAATTTGAATGTCAGTCTGGCTTTGCCGCAATCAGCGCGGCTGGCTCTCACCTGGAATGGATCTCGTGCGCCTCATCCAATTTGTATCTCTGAACGGTTCTCGTCATGTCGCTGCGCTCCAGGCGGGCGACGGGGTCCCTGTGCTCGTGAACAATCGGACAAGTGTACGCGAATTAGCCTTGGAGGCAGCCCGCTCCCGGCTATCGCTTGCCGAATGCGTCCAAAGGTGCGGCTTCGGAGAGAAGGTCGATTACGATGCGATCATCCGCGAGAAGCGGCTGTTGCCGCCTCTCGACCACGCTGATCCTTCGCGTTGCATGATCGCGGTGACTGGACTTACGCACCTCGGTAGCGCCGAGTCGCGCGACGCCATGCACGCGAAATTGGCCGCAGGCGAACTTTCCGATTCAATGCGGATGTTCAAGCTTGGCCTGGACGGTG contains:
- a CDS encoding NAD(P)/FAD-dependent oxidoreductase, whose protein sequence is MSTHSTIAIVGAGEAGTAAALALRERGWEESVVLIGNESSLPYERPPLSKAVLVDETRPGPKTIVTSERLSELKIDYRHGCEVVSIDRTASMVILSNGAKIGYHRLLLATGARPRDLNVPIAEGSRVATLRSYEDATRLRELIGQGCEMAVIGGGFIGLEVAASSILRGASVIVFEAGSRILSRAVPVGIAELIRAKHERSGVRIETTAVVERIELCEGRSCVVLAGGQRHLADLVIVGVGATPNVELAQAAGLAVDNGIALDEMLATSDPRVFAAGDCCSFPHRLYGKRIRLEAWRNAQRQGVIAAANMVGEDRPYDDLPWFWSDQYDETLQMVGLCCGGEIPVVRSLGPRGQLLFSLVDGGRLVAACGFGSLGAVAKEIRVAETIIRRELKVEAEALANPALNLKQLL
- a CDS encoding glycoside hydrolase family 88 protein, with amino-acid sequence MSIDWEEAIARMMRRIENTAQQVGDAYPHWADPESGTWTTTSNGDWTGGYWLGMLWLASRSNGGERFRDLAERGCERLEPRVSADTAFKAATFYYGAGLGSLLTGSHRARTLGLAAARDLKQRYNHHLGLVPLGANAEEGADVGATASSVDSLVVSLLLFWAARTLDDRAMREVAANHTDKVLTVHQREDGSFIQSSSLDPETGKVLRRYTHKGFSENSVWARAQAWGVVCSTISYFSGGGEERWRQAAMNGADWWLAHVPDDCVSYWDFDAPKAPNVERDTAATAFMASALLKLSSIAPTDSKRRQYRSAGERTALALVERYLTPVHKNDSRPAGMLVEGCFNKRGDSRAEDYVSNAELIFGSYYLFEALHLLTGRLRPEEI
- a CDS encoding MFS transporter, translated to MQTMAQPSIDFIQPEKQVATRSMTIGLGGGVALEWYDWQVYGFMAAFLSPHFFPSNDPVVSLLGAFAVFGAGFIARPLGAALLGPIADRISHKRVMMIAVTVMALSSFLIAILPAHKDIGTLATAALVILRLMQGLATGAEAGVANAIAIELAPPGEEGRYLGLINGTFIMLGSIGASLVAFLVSAAVAPEVMREWAWRVPFAVGGLLGVLIFFLRQAIPETLIARAMHHDEMSRVQKTTGGVWKALWNVRLSLLAVILVIGSVQLANYTYNVGLPNIANGVFKENSTWVYGILTLMGFCWMVFSPAIGAFADKIKPSRAFILMRLLLIPAFFLTLLYSHQSLLTYAMVMLVGGAMVGCNMALYNFIATTLMPRTVRTTGVALGYAIGVTIFGGTTPYLLVWLQREDMAWMFPIYGSLVALLSVVVYQIAKKRGCIYVGE